The Thalassospira sp. ER-Se-21-Dark genome includes a region encoding these proteins:
- a CDS encoding feruloyl-CoA synthase: protein MPMIAEPGLRPVRMGDTRVSMSKKDNGTIYIRSTETPDDYPRAITDKLDHWAKQTPDHLFLADRDKTGGWQKRSFLETRNEVRSLAQYLIEQELSEDRPVLILSGNSLEHGLLALASMYAGIPYAPVSPAYSLVSSDFAKLRHICDLLNPGLIFVDDGAKYAKALAAVMPKDARLLVLENPLSQYDCDVFKDVRQTTPTDAVDAANGKITEDTVAKFLFTSGSTGMPKAVINTQRMLCFNQMMLRHALAFLQDEPPVMVDWLPWNHTAGGNHNFGIALYNGGSFYIDQGKPTPDGIHETVRNLCEVSPNIYFNVPKGYEALVHHLRENKTLREMFFAKLKLMQYAGAGLSQYVWDNLEKIAEDTVGEKIVIVTGYGSTETAPFAFTTTWAVDQAGSVGLPAVGLDIKLVPNAEKLEVRLKGPSITPGYWKQPDKTSESFDDEGYYLIGDALKFVDPDNIERGFLFDGRVCEDFKLSTGTWVHVAAIRTAIAQTFAPYVRDAVLTGLNEGYVGALIFADFTACKKLCPDLPANASEGDIATHPAVQAHFQKCLNELASKSTGSSNFVARAILLESSPELDAHEVTDKGSINQRAVLTKRADKVAELYTDPSPAGVMIAKKG, encoded by the coding sequence ATGCCTATGATTGCTGAACCCGGACTCCGTCCGGTTCGCATGGGAGATACGCGTGTCTCGATGTCCAAAAAGGACAACGGCACGATCTATATCCGATCAACGGAAACGCCGGATGACTATCCGCGCGCCATCACCGACAAGCTTGATCATTGGGCGAAACAAACACCCGATCATCTGTTTCTGGCCGACCGTGACAAAACCGGCGGCTGGCAAAAACGGAGCTTCCTTGAAACCCGAAACGAGGTCCGCAGTCTTGCGCAATACCTCATCGAACAGGAACTGTCCGAAGATCGCCCGGTCCTGATCCTGTCGGGCAACAGTCTTGAACACGGGCTTCTTGCGCTGGCGTCGATGTATGCCGGTATTCCTTATGCGCCGGTGTCACCGGCCTATTCGCTGGTGTCGTCCGATTTTGCCAAGCTGCGCCATATCTGCGATCTGCTGAACCCCGGTCTGATCTTTGTGGATGATGGTGCCAAATATGCCAAGGCACTGGCCGCCGTCATGCCAAAGGATGCCCGTCTGCTGGTTCTGGAAAACCCGCTGTCGCAATATGACTGCGATGTTTTCAAAGATGTCCGTCAGACCACGCCGACCGATGCGGTCGATGCCGCCAATGGCAAAATCACCGAAGACACGGTTGCCAAATTCCTGTTCACGTCCGGTTCCACCGGGATGCCAAAGGCCGTGATCAATACCCAGCGGATGCTGTGTTTTAACCAGATGATGCTGCGTCACGCGCTGGCGTTTTTGCAGGATGAACCACCGGTGATGGTTGACTGGTTGCCATGGAACCACACCGCGGGTGGCAACCATAATTTTGGCATCGCGCTTTATAACGGCGGCAGTTTCTATATCGATCAGGGCAAGCCGACCCCGGACGGTATTCATGAAACCGTGCGCAATCTTTGCGAAGTATCGCCCAACATCTATTTCAACGTCCCCAAGGGGTACGAGGCACTTGTCCATCATCTGCGCGAAAACAAAACACTGCGCGAGATGTTCTTTGCCAAGCTGAAACTGATGCAATATGCCGGTGCCGGTTTGTCGCAATATGTCTGGGACAATCTGGAAAAGATCGCCGAGGACACGGTTGGCGAAAAGATTGTCATTGTCACCGGCTATGGCTCCACCGAAACGGCCCCCTTTGCCTTCACCACCACCTGGGCGGTTGATCAGGCGGGCAGTGTCGGTCTTCCGGCCGTCGGGCTTGATATCAAACTGGTGCCCAATGCCGAAAAGCTCGAAGTCCGCCTTAAGGGACCCAGCATTACACCCGGCTATTGGAAACAACCTGATAAAACCAGCGAGTCTTTTGACGATGAAGGCTATTACCTGATTGGTGATGCCCTGAAATTTGTTGATCCGGACAATATCGAACGGGGCTTCCTGTTTGATGGCCGGGTCTGCGAAGACTTCAAACTCTCGACCGGCACCTGGGTGCATGTGGCGGCCATCCGGACCGCCATTGCCCAGACCTTTGCACCCTATGTGCGTGATGCGGTGCTGACCGGTTTGAACGAAGGCTATGTCGGCGCGCTGATCTTTGCCGATTTCACCGCCTGCAAAAAACTGTGCCCGGACCTGCCCGCCAACGCGTCGGAGGGTGACATCGCCACCCATCCGGCCGTGCAGGCGCATTTCCAGAAATGCCTGAATGAATTGGCGAGCAAATCGACTGGCAGTTCGAACTTTGTTGCGCGCGCGATCCTGCTGGAAAGCTCACCGGAACTTGATGCGCACGAAGTCACCGACAAGGGCTCGATCAATCAGCGCGCGGTTCTGACCAAACGCGCTGACAAGGTGGCCGAACTTTATACCGACCCGTCACCCGCCGGGGTCATGATTGCCAAAAAGGGATAA
- a CDS encoding SDR family NAD(P)-dependent oxidoreductase gives MQLNQVPAIITGGGSGLGAATARTFAVAGAKVAVFDRNGDAAKRVASETGGIGLQVDVSDRSSVEAAFKTVKQNLGLPRVLVNCAGIGTANRILPRDGSLPIDDFIKTLNVNLTGSYITMSYAAQLLSEATPVNDDGERGVIINTSSVGYEDGQIGQCAYAASKGGIASMTLPAARELARIGVRVMAIAPGLFSTAMTDTLPEEARQAIEANIPFPKRLGKAQEYADLARHIVENTMLNGTVVRIDGAVRLQAK, from the coding sequence ATGCAGCTCAATCAGGTTCCCGCCATCATTACCGGCGGCGGCAGCGGCCTTGGTGCCGCCACCGCACGCACATTTGCGGTTGCGGGCGCGAAGGTCGCGGTGTTTGATCGCAACGGCGATGCCGCCAAACGAGTCGCCAGTGAAACCGGCGGAATTGGCCTGCAAGTCGACGTATCTGACCGAAGCTCGGTCGAGGCTGCATTCAAGACCGTGAAACAAAATCTTGGCCTGCCGCGCGTGCTTGTGAATTGTGCCGGTATTGGCACCGCCAACCGTATTCTGCCACGCGACGGCAGCCTTCCGATTGATGATTTTATCAAAACACTGAACGTCAATCTGACCGGCAGCTACATCACCATGAGCTATGCCGCGCAGTTGCTGTCGGAAGCGACGCCAGTGAATGACGATGGCGAGCGCGGCGTTATCATCAATACATCATCCGTCGGGTATGAAGACGGGCAGATCGGCCAGTGCGCCTATGCGGCATCAAAGGGCGGGATTGCATCGATGACGCTGCCAGCCGCGCGCGAGTTGGCGCGGATCGGTGTGCGGGTGATGGCGATTGCGCCGGGTCTTTTTTCCACCGCAATGACCGACACCCTGCCCGAAGAAGCCCGTCAGGCGATTGAAGCCAACATTCCGTTTCCCAAACGGCTGGGCAAGGCACAGGAATATGCCGACCTCGCCCGTCATATCGTCGAAAACACCATGCTGAATGGCACCGTCGTTCGTATCGACGGCGCGGTTCGCCTGCAGGCAAAATAA
- a CDS encoding TRAP transporter substrate-binding protein, which produces MSGFSVNRRQMLGIMGGALAAPAIIGKARAAEVTLRLHHMLPPVAPMHKAFFEPWSKTIREQSDGRIDIQIFPAMQLGGKPPQLAEQVANNVVDIAWTLTVYTPGRYPISETLSLPFMVTTAEATSVAMHKFMDEFGQDEYRGMKPLAYHVHAGGKFHMRDKAIENQADLDGLQIRAPNQNVGKALSILGAEPVFFPVTEMAVGLANGVIDGTCLPYEVVPAFKLHELTSVHCAPAEGGRGLYANSFALLMAGNAYDSMPDDLKAVIDANSGIDLSRQIGKQFDSFESVGYKMCADRGNKFVEIPKDEIERWQSATQPVVDEWIETLNDAGHDGKAMIDRLNQLIDAETA; this is translated from the coding sequence ATGTCAGGATTTTCCGTTAATCGCCGCCAGATGCTCGGCATCATGGGCGGCGCACTTGCAGCCCCTGCAATCATTGGCAAGGCACGTGCAGCCGAAGTCACTCTTCGTCTGCATCATATGCTGCCGCCGGTGGCACCGATGCACAAGGCGTTCTTCGAACCGTGGTCCAAGACCATCCGCGAACAGTCCGATGGCCGTATCGATATTCAGATTTTCCCGGCCATGCAGCTTGGCGGCAAACCGCCGCAGCTTGCCGAACAGGTGGCAAACAACGTTGTGGATATCGCCTGGACCTTGACCGTCTACACGCCGGGTCGCTATCCGATTTCCGAAACGCTGAGCCTGCCCTTCATGGTGACAACCGCCGAGGCAACATCGGTTGCCATGCACAAGTTCATGGATGAATTTGGCCAGGACGAATACCGTGGCATGAAGCCATTGGCCTATCATGTTCATGCCGGTGGCAAGTTCCATATGCGCGACAAGGCGATTGAAAATCAGGCAGATCTTGACGGCCTGCAAATCCGCGCCCCGAACCAGAATGTCGGTAAGGCCCTTTCCATTCTGGGGGCTGAGCCGGTCTTCTTCCCGGTTACTGAAATGGCCGTCGGCCTTGCCAATGGCGTGATTGATGGCACCTGCCTGCCCTATGAAGTGGTTCCGGCCTTCAAACTGCATGAACTAACATCGGTGCATTGCGCCCCGGCAGAAGGCGGACGCGGTCTTTATGCCAACTCGTTTGCGCTTTTGATGGCGGGCAATGCCTATGACAGTATGCCCGATGATCTGAAAGCGGTGATTGATGCCAATTCCGGTATCGATCTGTCACGCCAGATCGGCAAACAGTTCGATAGCTTTGAATCGGTTGGCTACAAAATGTGTGCTGATCGCGGCAACAAGTTCGTCGAGATTCCCAAAGACGAAATTGAACGCTGGCAGTCTGCGACCCAGCCGGTCGTCGATGAGTGGATCGAGACACTCAATGATGCCGGACATGATGGCAAGGCGATGATTGATCGCCTTAATCAGCTGATCGACGCCGAGACCGCCTGA
- a CDS encoding TRAP transporter large permease — MSPVEISIIMVVVLLALIFLRMPIALAMAVVGAGGYVVLSGWMPLSAYLKTAIVDKYISYDLAVIPLFILMGQIATKTGISRAIFTASNAWLGHWRGGLAMASVAGCAAFGSICGSSIATATTMGRVALPEMRRHGYSGALGAGTLAAGGTLGILIPPSVVLIIYALLTEQNIVKLFLAATIPGLLAVLGFILAIGVYVRLFPEEGPAHAGLPMRERIRSLGGIWHVALVFIAVLGGIYGGVFTPAEGASVGVVLIALTGFLMRSLSIKGLFECVIETAGTTAMIFAIIFGADLFNVALALTRVPTMAAEWVGTAGIAPMTVLMVVILFYIVMGCIMDSLSMILLTVPVFFPAFMAMDFGMDPTHQALWFGIITLIVVELGMITPPVGLNLFMISAMAPDIPTRKIFRGAVPFLLVECLRIAIIVAFPVLTFWLVDIVTG, encoded by the coding sequence ATGAGCCCGGTTGAAATCAGCATCATTATGGTCGTCGTCCTGCTGGCGCTTATTTTCCTGCGCATGCCGATTGCATTGGCGATGGCCGTTGTCGGGGCAGGCGGATATGTGGTCCTGTCGGGATGGATGCCGCTGTCGGCCTATCTCAAGACCGCGATTGTCGATAAATACATTTCCTATGACCTTGCGGTCATTCCGCTATTTATCCTCATGGGGCAGATTGCCACCAAAACCGGTATCAGCCGCGCGATTTTTACCGCGTCGAACGCATGGCTTGGTCATTGGCGCGGCGGCCTTGCGATGGCATCTGTTGCCGGTTGCGCGGCATTCGGGTCGATTTGCGGATCATCGATCGCGACCGCGACCACCATGGGACGCGTTGCCTTGCCCGAAATGCGGCGCCACGGATATTCCGGCGCACTTGGGGCCGGAACACTTGCCGCGGGTGGCACGCTTGGCATCCTGATCCCGCCGTCGGTGGTTTTGATCATTTATGCGCTTCTGACTGAACAGAACATCGTGAAACTGTTCCTGGCCGCGACCATTCCAGGGCTTCTGGCCGTGCTTGGCTTTATCCTGGCGATTGGTGTTTATGTTCGCCTGTTCCCGGAAGAAGGCCCGGCGCATGCAGGGCTTCCGATGCGCGAACGCATCAGGTCGCTTGGCGGGATCTGGCATGTTGCGCTTGTTTTCATTGCTGTTCTGGGCGGCATTTATGGCGGTGTCTTCACCCCGGCCGAGGGGGCATCTGTTGGGGTGGTGCTGATTGCGTTGACCGGATTTTTGATGCGCAGCCTGTCGATCAAGGGCCTTTTTGAATGCGTGATCGAGACTGCCGGGACCACGGCGATGATCTTTGCCATCATTTTTGGCGCGGATCTTTTCAATGTCGCGCTTGCCCTGACCCGGGTGCCGACCATGGCCGCCGAGTGGGTCGGCACGGCCGGGATCGCGCCGATGACGGTTCTGATGGTGGTGATCCTGTTTTACATCGTCATGGGGTGCATCATGGACAGCCTGTCGATGATCCTTTTGACCGTGCCGGTGTTTTTCCCGGCCTTCATGGCGATGGATTTCGGGATGGATCCGACCCATCAGGCGCTGTGGTTTGGTATCATCACCCTGATTGTTGTCGAACTGGGGATGATCACGCCCCCGGTCGGGCTTAATCTGTTTATGATATCGGCGATGGCACCCGATATTCCGACCCGCAAGATTTTCCGCGGGGCGGTGCCGTTCCTGCTGGTCGAGTGCCTGCGCATCGCGATCATCGTCGCGTTCCCCGTGCTGACATTCTGGCTGGTGGATATCGTCACAGGATAG
- a CDS encoding acyl-CoA dehydrogenase family protein, translating to MTPFKAPIDDILFALSVTSDENGAAEHGFDAEITGEILDHFARFAEDVIAPIDEPGDQEGCKIEDGRVRMPSGFSNAYQAYVEQGWQSISLAEEFGGQGAPATVCGAISEILAGACHSFQMVTGLVPGAARLIAQFGTDDQRQTWLPKLASGSHLATMCLTEPQAGSDLSDIRTVASQQDDGSWVLTGEKIFISGGDQDLSDEILHLVLARTGTREDGVRGLTLFLCPSDSGETERNTITVTRIEEKMGLHASPTCQLTFDGATATPIGPVGKGLMCMFTMMNHARLDVALQGVAHATRAHHIAQSYAAERKQGRDRNTGQPISIDQHHDIARMLARQDMLAITGRLMAYKTFALMETGTNSDLIEFLTPICKSFCTDAGVEAAQIGIQVLGGYGYLREYRVEQTLRDARICQIYEGTNGIHALTLAGRLTRHKDGASAKAFEALICDLIAGTRSDTEIAKQLLAYWQQMTSEIIASDTPEKFARDYMQISAATYGVALWTELADRLSPDQTSRYEKCLAQVIEWGRVTLACCKARG from the coding sequence GTGACCCCCTTCAAAGCCCCGATTGACGATATTCTGTTTGCCCTGTCAGTGACCAGTGATGAAAACGGTGCTGCAGAACACGGCTTTGATGCGGAAATCACCGGCGAAATTCTGGATCATTTTGCCCGCTTTGCCGAAGACGTCATCGCCCCGATTGATGAGCCGGGCGATCAGGAAGGCTGCAAAATCGAAGATGGCCGGGTCCGGATGCCATCGGGTTTCAGCAACGCCTATCAGGCCTATGTCGAACAGGGATGGCAGTCGATTTCACTGGCCGAGGAATTTGGTGGTCAGGGTGCCCCGGCCACCGTCTGTGGCGCGATCAGCGAAATACTGGCCGGAGCCTGTCATTCCTTTCAGATGGTTACCGGACTTGTCCCCGGTGCCGCCAGACTGATTGCGCAATTTGGCACCGATGACCAACGCCAGACCTGGCTTCCAAAACTGGCATCAGGCAGCCATCTTGCCACCATGTGCCTGACCGAACCGCAAGCAGGCTCTGATCTTTCAGATATCCGCACGGTCGCAAGCCAGCAAGACGATGGCAGTTGGGTTCTGACCGGGGAGAAGATCTTTATTTCTGGCGGGGATCAGGATCTGAGTGATGAAATCCTGCATCTGGTGCTGGCGCGGACCGGTACTCGCGAAGACGGGGTTCGGGGACTGACGCTGTTTCTGTGCCCGTCCGATAGTGGCGAGACCGAACGCAACACCATCACAGTCACCCGGATCGAAGAAAAGATGGGTTTGCATGCCTCCCCCACCTGCCAACTGACGTTTGACGGCGCAACCGCCACGCCGATTGGCCCGGTTGGCAAGGGGTTGATGTGCATGTTCACCATGATGAACCATGCCCGCCTTGATGTCGCCTTGCAGGGTGTGGCGCACGCCACGCGTGCCCATCACATCGCCCAAAGCTACGCCGCAGAGCGCAAGCAGGGCCGCGACCGAAATACCGGTCAACCGATTTCAATTGATCAGCATCATGACATTGCGCGCATGCTGGCCCGCCAGGACATGCTCGCCATTACCGGCCGGTTGATGGCCTATAAAACCTTTGCTTTGATGGAGACGGGTACAAATTCGGACCTGATCGAATTCCTGACCCCGATTTGCAAATCGTTCTGCACCGATGCCGGGGTTGAAGCCGCCCAAATCGGCATACAGGTCCTTGGCGGTTATGGCTATTTGCGCGAATACCGGGTCGAGCAAACGCTGCGCGATGCGCGCATCTGCCAGATTTACGAAGGCACAAACGGCATTCATGCCCTGACCCTTGCCGGTCGTTTGACCCGGCACAAGGACGGCGCAAGTGCGAAGGCGTTCGAGGCCCTGATCTGCGACCTGATCGCGGGCACCCGCAGCGATACCGAAATTGCAAAACAGCTTTTGGCATACTGGCAACAAATGACATCAGAAATCATCGCCAGCGACACGCCTGAAAAATTCGCCCGCGATTATATGCAAATCAGTGCGGCAACCTATGGCGTGGCACTTTGGACGGAACTCGCGGATCGACTTTCACCCGATCAAACCAGCCGCTATGAGAAATGCCTGGCGCAGGTAATCGAATGGGGCCGTGTCACACTGGCCTGTTGCAAGGCACGCGGATAG
- a CDS encoding crotonase/enoyl-CoA hydratase family protein yields MTNGANDVLNVAINGSIARLTITRPEKRNAVSDTLMAALEAFFANPPEGVRVVILAGEGGHFSAGLDLAEHVARNAADTMRHSRNWHRIMDMIQYGGLPVISLLKGAVIGGGLELASATHIRIADETAFFQLPEGRRGIFVGGGASVRVGRILGADRMIEMMLTGRKYNAEDGLRLGLTHYVCDSEEAAEAKAIELANTVAENAQLSNYVMIQALSRIEDMAKTDGLFTESLCAALTQTSEDAQEGLKAFLEKRAPNFK; encoded by the coding sequence ATGACCAACGGCGCGAATGACGTATTGAACGTCGCAATCAACGGATCGATTGCCCGTTTGACCATCACGCGACCTGAAAAGCGTAACGCGGTCAGCGATACTTTGATGGCAGCACTTGAGGCGTTTTTTGCCAATCCGCCTGAAGGGGTACGGGTTGTTATCCTGGCTGGTGAAGGCGGGCATTTTTCAGCCGGGCTTGATTTGGCCGAGCATGTTGCACGAAATGCCGCCGATACCATGCGTCATTCACGCAACTGGCACCGCATCATGGACATGATCCAGTATGGTGGATTGCCGGTGATTTCATTGCTTAAGGGTGCGGTCATCGGGGGTGGCCTTGAACTGGCCAGTGCGACCCATATCCGTATTGCCGATGAAACCGCCTTTTTCCAGCTTCCCGAAGGACGCCGTGGCATTTTCGTTGGCGGTGGTGCATCGGTCCGGGTCGGCCGTATTCTGGGCGCGGATCGCATGATCGAGATGATGCTGACCGGGCGCAAATACAACGCCGAAGACGGCCTTCGCCTTGGTCTGACGCATTATGTCTGTGACAGCGAGGAAGCCGCCGAAGCAAAGGCCATCGAGCTTGCCAATACGGTTGCCGAAAATGCGCAGCTTTCGAACTATGTCATGATCCAGGCCCTGTCACGGATCGAAGACATGGCGAAAACCGATGGCCTGTTTACCGAAAGCCTGTGTGCCGCCCTGACCCAGACCAGCGAAGATGCACAGGAAGGATTGAAGGCATTCCTTGAAAAACGTGCACCTAATTTCAAGTAA
- a CDS encoding MarR family transcriptional regulator has protein sequence MQANKKKKNDTDTGIAGLSPDSPLRGFVGYNLKRAYMSIHSDFVASLTHLDLKPTTYSALAIINENPDISQTDLARALAMERSNIVVMVDELQARGLIVRNKVPTDRRVYALRTTAKGIELFLEASRAVQKHEDKLLEGFDPEERAHLVEMLIRIQQVK, from the coding sequence TTGCAAGCAAACAAAAAGAAGAAAAACGATACGGATACCGGTATTGCCGGATTGTCGCCCGACAGTCCGCTGCGCGGCTTTGTCGGCTATAACCTCAAGCGTGCCTATATGTCGATCCACAGCGATTTTGTCGCCAGTCTGACGCATCTTGATCTGAAGCCGACGACCTATAGTGCGCTTGCCATCATCAATGAAAACCCCGACATCAGTCAGACCGATCTGGCGCGGGCTCTTGCCATGGAACGGTCGAACATTGTCGTCATGGTCGATGAACTTCAGGCGCGCGGATTAATCGTGCGCAACAAGGTGCCAACCGATCGTCGTGTCTATGCGCTGCGCACCACTGCCAAGGGGATTGAGCTTTTCCTTGAGGCCAGCCGTGCGGTTCAAAAGCATGAAGACAAGCTTCTGGAAGGGTTCGATCCCGAAGAACGCGCACACCTTGTAGAGATGCTGATCCGTATTCAGCAGGTCAAATAA
- a CDS encoding thioesterase family protein, with translation MLRLSREIRVEWGHCDPARIVYNPNFYDWMEGGLLALLSVAGFDLATMIAKDVDFRGTPLVRGDASFMAPARVGDLIVHHVEVSRWGGKSFDLSHRFTLDETTLLEGSQTRVWGRANPDNPASLIAVAVPDAVKAALSEDKVIRLTLHQETQA, from the coding sequence ATGTTGCGACTGTCCCGTGAAATCCGTGTTGAATGGGGTCACTGCGATCCGGCCCGGATTGTCTATAACCCAAACTTTTATGACTGGATGGAAGGCGGCCTTCTGGCCTTGCTTTCGGTTGCCGGGTTCGACCTTGCCACCATGATCGCAAAGGATGTGGATTTTCGCGGAACGCCACTGGTGCGCGGTGATGCCAGTTTTATGGCGCCTGCCCGGGTCGGCGATCTGATCGTGCATCATGTCGAAGTATCACGCTGGGGCGGTAAATCTTTCGACCTTTCCCATCGCTTTACGCTGGATGAAACCACCTTGCTTGAAGGATCGCAAACCCGCGTCTGGGGCCGCGCCAACCCGGACAACCCGGCAAGTCTGATTGCTGTTGCCGTGCCCGATGCGGTCAAGGCCGCCTTGTCAGAAGACAAGGTTATCCGCCTGACACTCCATCAGGAAACGCAAGCTTAA
- a CDS encoding TRAP transporter small permease: MSGATRDHNGRGNRAAPIHFLGQFVDRACIASATIAGAIMLAVAVTVTLSVTMRYIGIGGIRGDFEIVEMGCGIAAFLFLPLCQRKGNHVMVDIFSMAFPQRTRTILDQLWEILFCCGWVIISWRVAYGLIDMFDYNDRSMLLRMPTWIIYGFALFGLGLSALTALSNVIEQFVRPTTPSQTDAPQ; the protein is encoded by the coding sequence ATGTCAGGAGCCACCCGTGATCACAATGGGCGCGGCAATCGCGCAGCGCCCATTCATTTTCTTGGTCAGTTTGTTGATCGTGCCTGCATTGCATCCGCTACTATTGCGGGTGCCATCATGCTTGCTGTCGCCGTCACAGTAACGCTGTCCGTAACGATGCGATATATCGGCATTGGCGGCATTCGTGGTGACTTTGAAATTGTCGAAATGGGATGCGGGATTGCCGCATTTCTGTTTTTGCCGTTGTGCCAACGCAAGGGCAACCACGTAATGGTCGACATTTTCAGCATGGCCTTCCCCCAACGCACCCGCACCATTCTGGATCAACTTTGGGAGATCCTGTTCTGTTGTGGTTGGGTGATTATTTCCTGGCGGGTCGCTTACGGCCTGATTGATATGTTTGATTATAACGACCGCAGCATGCTTTTGAGAATGCCCACCTGGATTATCTACGGCTTCGCACTGTTCGGACTTGGGCTTTCAGCCCTGACCGCCTTGTCGAACGTGATCGAACAGTTTGTTCGCCCAACCACCCCATCGCAAACGGATGCCCCACAATGA